One stretch of Roseimicrobium sp. ORNL1 DNA includes these proteins:
- a CDS encoding ATP-dependent Clp protease proteolytic subunit: protein MSLSSPFPQLPQMSRTPNNYVIPMVVENEGRVERSYDIYSRLLKDRIIFIGTPIDDQVANIVIAQLLFLQMQDPKKDINLYINSPGGSVTAGLAIYDTMQFVTCDVNTYCMGIAASMGAVLLTAGTKGKRYALPNSHVMIHQVSGGAQGTASDVERTVEFMYRLKKRLNLILSKHTGKPVEQVDRDADRDNYMTGEEAAAYGLVDKVLDNKKDFTPASLELVKENPPTA from the coding sequence ATGTCCCTATCCAGTCCCTTTCCCCAGCTTCCCCAGATGAGCCGCACCCCGAACAACTACGTCATCCCGATGGTGGTTGAAAACGAGGGCCGTGTGGAGCGCTCGTACGACATCTACTCGCGCCTCCTCAAGGACCGGATCATCTTCATCGGCACGCCGATCGATGACCAGGTGGCCAACATCGTGATCGCCCAGCTTCTTTTCCTGCAGATGCAGGACCCGAAGAAGGACATCAACCTGTACATCAATTCCCCCGGCGGCTCCGTGACGGCCGGCCTCGCGATCTATGACACGATGCAGTTCGTGACCTGTGACGTGAACACGTACTGCATGGGCATCGCCGCCAGCATGGGCGCGGTGCTCCTCACCGCAGGTACCAAGGGCAAACGCTACGCCCTGCCGAACTCCCACGTGATGATTCACCAGGTGAGCGGCGGCGCCCAGGGTACCGCCAGCGACGTGGAGCGCACCGTCGAGTTCATGTACCGTCTCAAGAAGCGGCTCAACCTGATCCTCTCCAAGCACACCGGCAAGCCGGTGGAGCAGGTGGATCGTGATGCCGACCGCGACAACTACATGACCGGCGAGGAAGCTGCCGCCTACGGCCTCGTGGACAAGGTTCTCGATAACAAGAAGGACTTCACCCCCGCCTCCCTGGAGCTGGTGAAGGAAAATCCTCCCACGGCCTAA
- a CDS encoding non-canonical purine NTP pyrophosphatase: MKQLLISTGNRHKTEEIRSMLGEGWTVTDLTAYPEIAPAEETGDTFDANARLKALHLSEALPDLLVLSDDSGLEVDALGGAPGVISARYAGVGATDADNREKLKQALRERMVTGEGPPFTGRFRCCMVLASGGKELGIFNGAVEGTLLLEEEGEGGFGYDSLFVPEGHVQSFGVLPSEVKNGLSHRARALAQVKEWLQSHD, encoded by the coding sequence GTGAAACAGCTCCTCATCTCCACCGGCAACCGCCACAAGACTGAAGAAATCCGCTCCATGCTGGGCGAAGGCTGGACGGTCACCGATCTCACTGCGTACCCCGAAATCGCGCCCGCGGAGGAGACGGGTGATACCTTCGATGCCAATGCGAGGCTCAAGGCCCTGCACCTCAGCGAGGCTCTGCCGGATCTGCTGGTGCTCTCCGACGACTCCGGACTTGAGGTTGATGCGCTTGGCGGTGCGCCCGGAGTCATCTCTGCGCGCTATGCGGGAGTCGGTGCCACGGATGCGGACAATCGCGAAAAGCTGAAGCAGGCCCTGCGTGAGAGGATGGTGACAGGTGAAGGACCGCCCTTCACCGGGCGCTTCCGCTGCTGCATGGTGCTCGCTAGCGGTGGAAAAGAATTGGGCATCTTCAATGGCGCCGTGGAAGGCACGCTTCTACTGGAAGAGGAAGGAGAGGGGGGCTTCGGTTACGATTCGCTCTTTGTGCCGGAAGGACATGTGCAGAGTTTTGGCGTGCTGCCTTCTGAAGTGAAAAATGGCCTCAGTCACCGGGCACGCGCGCTGGCACAGGTGAAGGAGTGGCTGCAGAGCCATGATTGA
- a CDS encoding HD domain-containing protein gives MPASSNDFEWLTLRQLKGVASATPEPWCIRVQIENLSVREASNGKPYYELKLNDGTESLVWRVFDSSQAYLEVTTCKRGGWIEVAAHWADGKFGLEPRNASLRPLAENEIQMLLAGDDETRDRQKLDYETITNLTSQLADPRLRMLCGMFLQQHGTRFQRAAAARDYHHARRGGLVEHVAQMMRTAVQICVAYPALNRDLLVSGVLFHDCGKLWENNYSEDGFTMPYTLTGEMIGHIAMGLEVVNKLWRTVMDSPESASWTLLEPPNELVRLHLLHLIGSHHGEMQFGSPVLPKTPEAIALHYIDNLDAKMEMFRRGYETSAELADGIYERVRPLPANLIRPLASVPPPVPAASSVKEENEEGDSTIAR, from the coding sequence ATGCCCGCGTCCTCCAACGATTTTGAATGGCTCACGCTCCGTCAACTCAAGGGCGTGGCCAGTGCCACCCCAGAGCCGTGGTGCATTCGTGTGCAGATTGAGAACCTGTCCGTGCGCGAGGCTTCGAACGGCAAGCCGTACTACGAACTGAAGCTTAATGACGGCACCGAGTCGCTCGTGTGGCGTGTGTTCGACAGCAGCCAGGCCTATCTTGAAGTGACCACCTGCAAACGCGGCGGATGGATCGAAGTCGCCGCGCACTGGGCGGATGGGAAGTTTGGCCTGGAGCCGCGCAATGCCTCCCTGCGCCCCCTCGCGGAGAATGAAATCCAGATGCTGCTGGCTGGCGATGATGAAACGCGTGACCGGCAGAAGCTGGACTACGAGACTATCACAAATCTGACCTCGCAGCTCGCGGACCCAAGGTTGCGGATGTTGTGCGGCATGTTCCTGCAGCAGCACGGCACCCGCTTCCAACGCGCGGCGGCTGCCCGTGACTATCACCACGCCCGACGCGGCGGCCTCGTGGAGCACGTGGCGCAGATGATGCGCACCGCAGTTCAGATCTGCGTCGCCTATCCCGCGCTCAATCGTGATCTCCTCGTTTCCGGCGTGCTCTTTCACGACTGCGGAAAGCTCTGGGAGAACAACTACTCCGAGGACGGCTTCACCATGCCGTACACGCTCACGGGCGAAATGATTGGCCACATCGCCATGGGTCTTGAAGTGGTGAACAAACTCTGGCGCACGGTCATGGATTCTCCCGAGTCCGCTTCATGGACCTTGCTGGAGCCGCCGAACGAGCTCGTGCGCCTGCACTTGCTGCATCTCATCGGCTCGCATCACGGTGAAATGCAGTTCGGTTCGCCAGTGCTGCCCAAGACACCGGAAGCCATCGCGCTGCACTACATCGACAATCTCGATGCGAAGATGGAAATGTTCCGCCGGGGTTATGAGACCAGCGCGGAACTAGCGGATGGCATCTATGAGCGGGTTCGACCGCTGCCGGCAAATCTCATCCGACCGCTGGCGAGTGTGCCGCCACCTGTGCCCGCTGCTTCTTCTGTGAAGGAGGAAAACGAAGAGGGCGACAGCACGATCGCGCGCTGA
- a CDS encoding PQQ-dependent sugar dehydrogenase, whose product MYISRSHFCSLALGLAAVALPTICAAAEAPKIQLTPVFEKVQMTVERPISVVVPPDGSNRLFLVQQRGKILVLPKDESSADAKVFLDFTDRKMEANDQAKFEEGLLGLAFAPDFAKSGKFYVSYSQQDIKRSVYSEFKVSKDDPNKADMASERILLEVPQPFWNHNSGNMVFGPDGYLYLSFGDGGKRDDATRSAQNLFMLLGKVLRIDPSKPSGSRGYTVPQDNPFVGKEGTRDEIWAYGLRNPWGISFDEEGTFWLADVGQDVWEEVNLIEKGGNYGWSFREGARPFPLRTDAPPAGFTSIDPIHEYAHSDGISITGGFVYRGEKVPALKGAYIYGDWGFGRIWALKYDKAAKKVISNDLIYEAARDTKGKGLMKPNAFCEDQNKEILVLDWGGKILRVEAAK is encoded by the coding sequence ATGTATATTTCCCGCTCTCATTTCTGTTCGCTTGCGCTCGGCTTGGCCGCGGTAGCATTGCCCACGATTTGCGCTGCAGCCGAAGCCCCCAAGATCCAGCTCACCCCCGTCTTTGAAAAGGTGCAGATGACCGTCGAGCGGCCCATCAGTGTGGTGGTCCCGCCGGATGGCTCGAATCGTCTCTTCCTGGTGCAGCAGCGCGGCAAGATCCTCGTGCTGCCGAAGGATGAATCCAGCGCGGATGCGAAGGTGTTCCTGGATTTCACCGACCGTAAGATGGAGGCCAATGACCAGGCAAAGTTCGAAGAGGGTCTGCTCGGTCTCGCCTTCGCTCCAGACTTTGCGAAGTCCGGCAAGTTCTACGTCTCCTACTCGCAGCAGGACATCAAACGCAGTGTGTACAGCGAGTTCAAGGTGAGCAAGGATGACCCGAACAAGGCGGACATGGCTTCCGAGCGCATCCTCCTGGAAGTGCCGCAGCCCTTCTGGAATCACAACTCCGGCAACATGGTCTTCGGCCCGGATGGTTATCTCTACCTGTCCTTCGGTGATGGCGGCAAGCGCGACGACGCGACCCGCTCCGCGCAGAATCTTTTCATGCTGCTCGGCAAGGTCCTGCGCATCGACCCCAGCAAGCCCAGCGGCAGCCGCGGCTACACCGTGCCACAGGACAATCCCTTCGTGGGCAAGGAGGGCACCCGCGACGAAATCTGGGCCTACGGCCTGCGCAATCCGTGGGGCATCTCCTTTGATGAAGAAGGCACCTTCTGGCTGGCGGACGTGGGCCAGGACGTGTGGGAAGAGGTCAACCTGATCGAAAAGGGCGGCAACTACGGCTGGAGCTTCCGCGAAGGCGCGCGCCCCTTCCCGCTGCGCACGGATGCTCCGCCAGCCGGCTTCACCTCCATTGACCCCATCCATGAATATGCACACTCGGATGGTATCAGCATCACCGGTGGCTTTGTGTACCGTGGCGAGAAAGTGCCCGCGCTGAAGGGCGCCTACATCTACGGCGACTGGGGCTTTGGCCGCATCTGGGCGCTGAAGTATGACAAGGCAGCGAAGAAGGTGATCAGCAACGACCTCATCTACGAAGCTGCTCGTGATACCAAGGGCAAGGGCCTGATGAAGCCCAACGCCTTCTGCGAAGATCAGAACAAGGAAATCCTGGTGCTCGACTGGGGCGGCAAGATCCTGCGTGTGGAAGCGGCGAAGTAA
- a CDS encoding TIM barrel protein yields MPSRRTALRWFAASTGLAALSSPKPAAAETLVKNGKIKQSIVHWCFARGAKWKIEDTIKAAKELGCVSVEGVAPQEWDKLKAADLKCAYVGAHGFIKGMNNPIFWDANFKAIQERIDKCAEYGNPNVLSFTGFADTTNEGGSAISREQGKKNCIEAYKKIIGEAEKKNVVLLLEHLNTRDSAEMKGHPGYQGDDVDYCAEIIREVGSPNMKLLFDIYHVQIMHGDVTRRIEQCKDVIGHIHTAGNPGRCEIGKDQEINYPPLMKKLLEIGYTGYVGHEFIPTIDPMVGLREAVGLCDVG; encoded by the coding sequence ATGCCCTCCCGCCGCACCGCCCTCCGCTGGTTCGCCGCAAGTACCGGACTTGCCGCGCTTTCCTCTCCCAAGCCCGCTGCGGCGGAAACTTTGGTGAAAAATGGGAAGATCAAGCAAAGCATTGTTCACTGGTGCTTCGCCCGCGGCGCCAAGTGGAAGATTGAAGACACCATCAAGGCGGCCAAGGAACTCGGCTGCGTGTCCGTGGAGGGCGTAGCGCCCCAGGAGTGGGACAAGCTGAAGGCCGCTGACCTGAAATGTGCCTACGTGGGTGCGCACGGCTTCATCAAGGGCATGAACAATCCCATCTTCTGGGACGCGAACTTCAAGGCCATCCAGGAACGCATCGACAAGTGCGCTGAATACGGTAACCCGAATGTGTTGAGCTTTACCGGTTTCGCAGACACCACAAACGAAGGCGGCAGCGCCATCAGCCGCGAACAGGGGAAGAAGAATTGCATCGAGGCCTATAAGAAGATCATCGGTGAAGCAGAGAAGAAGAACGTCGTCCTGCTGCTGGAGCACCTGAACACGCGCGACTCCGCGGAGATGAAGGGCCACCCCGGCTACCAAGGCGATGACGTGGACTACTGTGCGGAAATCATCCGCGAGGTCGGCTCACCGAACATGAAGCTGCTCTTCGATATCTACCATGTGCAGATCATGCACGGCGATGTGACGCGCCGCATCGAGCAGTGCAAGGACGTCATCGGCCACATTCACACGGCCGGAAATCCGGGACGCTGCGAAATCGGCAAGGACCAGGAGATCAATTACCCGCCGCTCATGAAGAAGCTGCTCGAGATTGGCTACACCGGCTATGTGGGGCACGAGTTCATCCCCACGATTGATCCCATGGTGGGTCTGCGCGAGGCGGTGGGGCTGTGTGATGTGGGGTGA
- a CDS encoding ABC transporter substrate-binding protein — MPWNRWIIYALPLALALLTIWSAVQARASRAIKGTAEIVVASSESTRPSLNPYLATGEAGREMQALLHEPLLKMDAQGGIATGLIQSWSWSQTVSFWFAQEKFAQQAAEALRKADAVQGSRWRLGLVDAVGNELRLIFTEPEPSAGKRVMDSIASFGPLPVETVRVELQEPAEPHHTFFMQNAVERDQIKDVWFDGSNAYEVKVSGEALRLFEELSIYYQNRPALGAKVRLVNKQPFLAHPMLELQIREGATFHDGTPVTSADVARTLRLLAEQPWPVPGRDAFRRIHSMDASQPAALRLGFRETYGPFPVTLVDVPVFPADWIQKHARAFEEESPFEKDPPPATGLYKVASKADTGIQLTRQQAKPDEPRGRLQFVFGRSPGNIRTGFAMNAVDVFWPATASTATLARDPQLRIQTTAPRNRLMVLWNCRRAPLDQWEVRQALGSMIDRETLVKELLRGEGSLHEGMYRPDLWFSPRRPVIPADPLQARQTLEGLGWSPDLQGRLVKGGEVFRLELMTVSGNAERMALARRLAQTWSEHGIEVVITAVSWDEMLRDRLPQHRFDAVLLGLDYDITWDQSPFWHSSQGPHGLNYSGLADAPLDGLLDALRIETDLARVPALARQVEDRLLSLHPFLPLFSGTNVIAVRRNVVATDAGKSAELRDLLNAPVGNVSQSGGGVEK; from the coding sequence ATGCCCTGGAACCGGTGGATCATCTATGCCCTCCCGCTGGCGCTCGCGCTGCTGACCATCTGGTCCGCGGTGCAGGCGAGGGCGTCGCGTGCCATCAAAGGCACCGCGGAAATCGTCGTGGCTTCCAGTGAGAGCACGCGTCCTTCCCTGAATCCCTATCTGGCCACGGGGGAGGCGGGGCGCGAGATGCAGGCCCTGCTGCATGAGCCGCTGCTCAAGATGGATGCCCAGGGAGGCATCGCCACAGGGCTGATCCAGAGCTGGTCGTGGTCCCAGACCGTGTCCTTCTGGTTCGCGCAGGAGAAGTTTGCACAGCAGGCCGCGGAAGCGCTGCGCAAGGCCGACGCCGTACAAGGCTCACGCTGGCGTCTGGGACTGGTGGATGCGGTGGGCAATGAACTCCGCCTCATTTTCACCGAGCCCGAACCCAGCGCTGGCAAGCGGGTCATGGACAGCATCGCCAGCTTCGGACCGCTGCCGGTGGAAACCGTGCGTGTGGAACTGCAGGAGCCCGCCGAGCCACACCACACTTTCTTCATGCAGAACGCGGTCGAGCGCGATCAAATCAAGGACGTGTGGTTCGATGGGTCCAATGCCTACGAAGTGAAGGTCAGCGGCGAGGCACTGCGCCTCTTTGAGGAACTCAGCATCTATTACCAGAATCGCCCCGCATTGGGAGCCAAGGTGCGGCTCGTGAACAAACAACCCTTCCTCGCGCATCCCATGCTGGAGTTGCAGATTCGTGAGGGTGCGACGTTTCATGATGGGACACCGGTCACCTCCGCGGATGTGGCGCGCACGCTGCGTTTGCTTGCCGAGCAACCGTGGCCGGTGCCGGGGCGCGATGCCTTCCGTCGCATTCATTCCATGGACGCCAGCCAGCCAGCGGCCCTCCGCTTGGGTTTCCGGGAAACTTATGGCCCGTTCCCCGTGACACTCGTGGATGTGCCAGTGTTCCCCGCTGACTGGATTCAGAAACACGCGCGCGCCTTTGAGGAGGAGTCGCCATTTGAAAAGGATCCTCCACCGGCCACCGGCCTGTATAAGGTGGCCTCGAAGGCGGACACCGGCATTCAGCTCACGCGCCAACAGGCAAAGCCGGACGAGCCCCGTGGGCGGTTGCAGTTCGTCTTCGGACGTTCACCGGGAAACATCCGCACCGGGTTTGCCATGAATGCCGTGGATGTCTTCTGGCCTGCCACCGCCAGCACAGCCACGCTGGCGCGCGACCCGCAGTTGCGTATTCAAACCACAGCTCCACGGAACCGGCTCATGGTCCTGTGGAACTGTCGCCGCGCTCCGCTGGATCAATGGGAGGTCCGGCAGGCCCTGGGGTCCATGATTGACCGCGAAACCCTGGTGAAGGAACTGCTGCGTGGCGAGGGCAGCCTGCATGAAGGCATGTACCGTCCGGATTTGTGGTTCTCCCCAAGGCGTCCGGTGATACCGGCGGATCCGCTTCAGGCAAGGCAGACGCTTGAGGGCTTGGGCTGGTCCCCGGACCTACAGGGTCGTCTGGTAAAGGGCGGGGAAGTTTTTCGTCTTGAGCTGATGACAGTGTCGGGAAATGCGGAGCGCATGGCGCTGGCGCGGCGGCTGGCGCAGACCTGGAGCGAGCACGGTATAGAGGTAGTCATCACCGCAGTGTCTTGGGATGAAATGCTGCGTGATCGCCTGCCGCAGCATCGGTTCGATGCGGTACTGCTCGGCCTCGACTACGACATCACCTGGGATCAGTCCCCTTTCTGGCACAGCTCACAAGGACCTCACGGTCTGAACTATTCCGGCCTCGCCGATGCTCCGCTCGATGGCCTGCTGGACGCACTACGCATCGAAACGGATCTCGCTCGCGTTCCTGCGCTGGCGAGGCAGGTGGAGGATCGTCTGCTATCCCTGCATCCCTTCCTGCCGCTCTTTTCCGGCACGAATGTCATCGCCGTGCGGCGCAATGTGGTGGCCACTGACGCGGGGAAGTCCGCAGAGCTGCGGGATCTTTTGAATGCGCCTGTGGGGAATGTTTCGCAGAGCGGAGGTGGGGTTGAAAAATAG
- a CDS encoding ABC transporter permease subunit: protein MRAWLLTTAAALFLLLLLGGSFGDVFPLVLGFMPLEKGGQGYLHILLGRATATFFCISVAAILGWSTALALTLLAGFTGKGGLKVVVWAGRFLSVVPPMAWALGLLVVLIQRWGIPAETLFPYAPPEGTDSLFLRAGREVWAWMFPVVTLAIPACAMMLAALAHRLEMLMASEQFCHLKARGLGMVTILHCHFLPSLLLDLVRTGRATLPLLLGFSVPVEHILGFDGLGGFSGQMLSTQEYPKALPAALYLGGWMLLLWFFLMGQVERRAPASRILPTYPEGEARAWICAIGGAVMVLGLLVLPYWMPGEAMAAARSVWWRELWFVFQVVLVAVVVVLISMPLWQGWDRIKPKWNFGLVSPAVNEAVLLPTLLFGALGWLDVPLAAVGAGMVLSLGGMALLRAQARELSTRRMVEASRMLGENTPGILKHHLLRFLLPSLGNWALRMMSALLLWMCIIHWFFSGSGDGGAIPSWGAQMRLASEEVFDDPRGVMVPALLVALWCLSLQLLSRAFRADLPPQESQPVDPR, encoded by the coding sequence TTGCGCGCGTGGCTCCTCACGACCGCCGCTGCCCTCTTCCTCCTGCTGTTGCTGGGTGGTTCCTTCGGAGATGTGTTTCCACTCGTGCTGGGATTCATGCCGCTGGAAAAGGGAGGGCAGGGCTACCTGCACATCCTGCTGGGGCGTGCCACAGCCACATTTTTCTGCATCAGTGTTGCTGCCATTCTTGGCTGGAGCACGGCGCTGGCCTTGACCCTGCTCGCGGGCTTCACGGGCAAGGGTGGATTGAAGGTGGTGGTCTGGGCCGGTCGATTCCTCTCCGTGGTGCCGCCCATGGCGTGGGCGTTGGGATTGTTGGTGGTGCTCATCCAGCGCTGGGGTATTCCTGCGGAGACACTCTTCCCCTATGCGCCGCCAGAGGGAACGGACTCGCTGTTTCTGCGTGCCGGCCGGGAGGTCTGGGCATGGATGTTCCCCGTGGTGACGCTCGCCATTCCCGCCTGTGCCATGATGCTCGCCGCTCTGGCGCACCGGCTGGAGATGCTGATGGCGAGTGAGCAGTTTTGCCACTTGAAGGCACGCGGCCTCGGCATGGTGACCATTCTCCACTGCCACTTCCTTCCCTCCCTCCTGCTGGATCTGGTGCGTACCGGGCGTGCCACCTTGCCGCTGTTGCTCGGCTTCAGTGTTCCGGTGGAGCATATCCTCGGCTTCGATGGTTTGGGCGGATTCTCCGGACAGATGCTTTCCACCCAGGAGTACCCGAAGGCCCTGCCTGCTGCGTTGTATCTGGGAGGCTGGATGCTGTTGTTGTGGTTCTTCCTGATGGGTCAGGTGGAGCGTCGCGCTCCCGCTTCGCGCATTCTACCGACCTATCCTGAAGGCGAGGCCCGCGCCTGGATCTGCGCCATCGGCGGTGCAGTGATGGTCTTGGGGTTGTTGGTCCTGCCTTACTGGATGCCCGGCGAGGCCATGGCTGCGGCGCGGAGCGTGTGGTGGAGGGAGCTTTGGTTTGTGTTCCAGGTCGTGCTCGTGGCCGTGGTGGTGGTGCTTATCAGCATGCCGCTCTGGCAGGGCTGGGATCGCATCAAGCCGAAGTGGAACTTCGGGCTCGTCTCGCCAGCGGTGAATGAGGCGGTGCTTCTCCCCACGCTGTTGTTTGGCGCCCTCGGGTGGCTGGATGTGCCTCTGGCGGCGGTCGGTGCGGGCATGGTGCTTTCCCTGGGAGGCATGGCCCTGCTGCGCGCCCAGGCCCGCGAGCTCTCCACACGGCGCATGGTGGAGGCATCCCGCATGTTGGGGGAGAACACGCCCGGCATTCTCAAGCATCACCTGCTGCGCTTCCTGCTCCCGTCCCTGGGAAATTGGGCGCTCCGCATGATGTCCGCGCTCCTGCTCTGGATGTGCATCATCCACTGGTTCTTCTCCGGGTCCGGTGATGGAGGCGCAATTCCCTCGTGGGGCGCGCAGATGCGTCTTGCCTCGGAGGAGGTTTTCGATGATCCAAGGGGTGTCATGGTGCCCGCCCTGCTGGTGGCGCTGTGGTGCCTCAGTCTTCAATTGCTCAGCCGCGCCTTCCGAGCCGATCTGCCTCCGCAGGAATCCCAACCCGTTGATCCGCGATGA
- a CDS encoding ABC transporter ATP-binding protein: MNPSAAPQSLLKIRDLKISFRRHGAEPFEAVKGIDLDLQPGESMAIVGESGSGKSVTALSFARLLPEPPAKIEAAEFSVAGRDVLNLKGKELRKMRGKDVAYVFQEPSTSLNPVLTVRTQMAEALELHRPEVKNRDEEIVKWLYQVGIVEPEKRLRAYPHELSGGMQQRVMIAMALCCQPKLLIADEPTTALDVTIQKQIIDLLVNLKASLGMSIILITHNFAIIRGIADKVAVMFRGKIVESGPTEEVLGNPQHRYTQALLDCVPRLGVKQSRLRAIDYTALDKIVGS; this comes from the coding sequence ATGAACCCCTCTGCCGCACCCCAGTCCCTGCTCAAGATCCGTGACCTGAAGATCTCCTTCCGCCGCCACGGCGCAGAGCCCTTCGAAGCAGTGAAGGGCATCGACCTCGATCTCCAGCCCGGCGAGAGCATGGCCATCGTGGGAGAAAGCGGCAGCGGCAAGAGTGTGACCGCACTCTCCTTTGCCCGACTGCTGCCCGAGCCACCGGCGAAAATCGAGGCCGCGGAATTTTCCGTCGCAGGTCGCGATGTCTTGAATCTTAAAGGCAAGGAACTGCGCAAGATGCGCGGCAAGGACGTGGCTTATGTCTTCCAGGAGCCCAGCACCTCCCTCAATCCCGTGCTCACCGTGCGCACGCAGATGGCTGAGGCGCTTGAGTTGCACCGCCCCGAGGTGAAGAACCGCGACGAGGAAATTGTGAAGTGGCTCTATCAAGTCGGCATCGTGGAGCCGGAGAAGCGCCTGCGCGCGTATCCGCACGAACTGAGCGGCGGCATGCAGCAGCGTGTGATGATTGCCATGGCCCTCTGCTGCCAGCCGAAGCTCCTCATTGCGGACGAGCCCACTACCGCGCTGGATGTCACCATCCAGAAGCAGATCATCGATCTGCTGGTGAATCTCAAGGCCAGCCTCGGCATGAGCATCATCCTCATCACGCACAACTTCGCCATCATCCGCGGCATCGCGGACAAGGTGGCGGTGATGTTCCGCGGGAAGATTGTGGAAAGCGGCCCCACCGAAGAAGTACTCGGCAATCCACAGCATCGCTACACCCAGGCGCTATTGGATTGCGTGCCGCGTCTCGGCGTGAAGCAGAGCCGCCTGCGCGCCATCGACTACACGGCGCTGGACAAGATTGTTGGGAGCTAA
- a CDS encoding DUF1501 domain-containing protein — protein MHPISALEQFTRRDFLTTTANGIGMMALGSILTQEGLMTPASAAALDHMQDPLAPRKPHFPAKAKNCICIFMEGAPSQMDLFDPKPKLNDLNGQALPESMTKNVRFAFIKKETARIMGSPRTFAKHGQCGMDFSDLLPHLATCADDLLMVRSMHTDQFNHHPGQLLLHTGRATFGLPTMGAWLNYGLGSESKNLPGYVVLSAGRGTSGGASLWQSGFLPSSYAGVLFRNQGEPVLNLKNPEGLPVALQRRGLDALAELNQQRFDQMRDPEISSRISAYELAFRMQSAAPELIDLSTESDKTLEMYGVNREDLKVKADRAGGPGQYKSYATNCLLARRLVERGVRFVSIMHASWDHHSNLNNELAFNAGMADQPIAALIKDLKDRGMLEDTMVIWCSEFGRTPLGENRGGNPNATGRDHHPFAFTMLMAGGGIKGGQVYGETDEIGWGITKDPVHMNDFHATMLHLFGLDHLKLTHRFQGRDFRLTDVGGKIIPAWIA, from the coding sequence ATGCACCCCATCTCCGCACTCGAGCAGTTCACGCGCCGTGATTTTCTCACGACCACGGCGAATGGCATTGGCATGATGGCGCTGGGTTCCATCCTGACGCAGGAGGGACTCATGACACCAGCCTCCGCGGCAGCGCTGGATCACATGCAGGATCCGCTGGCGCCGCGCAAGCCGCACTTTCCGGCGAAGGCGAAGAACTGCATCTGCATCTTCATGGAGGGTGCGCCCTCGCAGATGGATCTCTTCGACCCGAAGCCGAAGCTCAATGATCTGAATGGGCAGGCGCTGCCGGAGAGCATGACGAAGAATGTGCGCTTTGCCTTCATCAAGAAGGAAACCGCGCGCATCATGGGCAGCCCGCGCACCTTTGCAAAACACGGGCAGTGCGGCATGGACTTCAGCGATCTGCTGCCGCACCTCGCCACCTGTGCAGATGACCTGCTGATGGTGCGGTCCATGCACACGGACCAGTTCAACCACCACCCCGGACAGCTTCTGCTGCATACCGGTCGCGCAACCTTCGGCCTGCCGACCATGGGCGCATGGCTGAATTATGGACTCGGTAGCGAATCAAAGAATCTTCCGGGGTATGTGGTGCTCAGCGCGGGTCGCGGCACGAGCGGTGGCGCATCTTTGTGGCAAAGTGGTTTCCTGCCCAGTTCGTATGCAGGCGTGCTCTTCCGCAATCAGGGTGAGCCGGTGCTGAACCTGAAGAACCCCGAGGGCCTGCCTGTGGCACTCCAGCGTCGTGGACTGGATGCACTCGCCGAGTTGAACCAGCAGCGCTTCGACCAGATGCGCGACCCGGAAATCTCCAGCCGCATCAGTGCCTATGAACTCGCGTTCCGCATGCAGAGCGCGGCGCCGGAGTTGATTGATCTGAGCACGGAATCCGACAAGACGCTGGAGATGTATGGCGTGAATCGCGAGGACCTGAAGGTGAAAGCAGATCGCGCTGGTGGTCCGGGGCAGTACAAGTCCTATGCCACCAACTGCCTTCTCGCACGCAGACTCGTGGAGCGCGGGGTGCGATTTGTGAGCATCATGCACGCGAGCTGGGATCACCACAGCAATCTGAACAACGAACTCGCCTTCAACGCGGGCATGGCGGACCAGCCCATCGCTGCGCTCATCAAGGACCTGAAGGATCGCGGCATGCTGGAGGACACCATGGTCATCTGGTGCAGCGAATTCGGCCGCACGCCACTGGGCGAGAATCGTGGTGGCAATCCAAATGCGACGGGGCGTGACCACCATCCCTTTGCCTTCACGATGCTGATGGCGGGCGGCGGCATCAAAGGTGGCCAGGTGTATGGTGAGACGGATGAAATCGGTTGGGGCATCACGAAGGATCCGGTGCACATGAATGACTTCCACGCGACCATGCTGCACCTCTTCGGGTTGGATCACCTGAAGCTCACGCACCGTTTCCAGGGCCGCGATTTCCGGCTCACGGATGTGGGTGGGAAGATCATCCCGGCGTGGATAGCGTAG